The genomic interval TTCTTGGGCCGCGAGGAGGAGTTCATCCGTTTCGGCCTCATCTCCAAGTCGCGTATGAAGGCGGCCGCGAAGGAGGAATTGAAGAAGGTCCATCTCGACATCGACCCCGGCATGCGCTGTGCGGATCTCTCCTTCGCCGCGCGGCAGATGGTGGAAATCGCCAAGGCCCTCTCCTTGAACAGCCGCACCAAGGGCCATGTGACGATCCTGCTCGACGAACCGACCTCGGTTCTGGAACAGAAGGAAGTGGACCTCCTGTTCCGCATCATCCGCGATCTCAGGGACCGCGCCAGCTTCGTCTTCATCTCCCACCGTCTCGAAGAGGTCTTGGAGATTTCGGACCGCGTTTATGTGATGCGTGACGGCAAGGTGGTGAAGGACCTGCCCTCCGCGGGCGCCTCGGTGAAGGACCTGCACCAGCTCATGGTCGGCCGCCAGCTCCACCACGAGTATTACCGCGAGGCCCGCCAGTCCTCGCCCGCAGCAACAGTCGTGGTCGCTGCCGAGGGCTTGAGCCGCGCTGGCGCCTTCC from Candidatus Hydrogenedentota bacterium carries:
- a CDS encoding sugar ABC transporter ATP-binding protein, producing TLLKILNGVYQPDSGGIFVDGREVHVASPRQAFDSGIAMVFQEQSILPTLTVAENIFLGREEEFIRFGLISKSRMKAAAKEELKKVHLDIDPGMRCADLSFAARQMVEIAKALSLNSRTKGHVTILLDEPTSVLEQKEVDLLFRIIRDLRDRASFVFISHRLEEVLEISDRVYVMRDGKVVKDLPSAGASVKDLHQLMVGRQLHHEYYREARQSSPAATVVVAAEGLSRAGAF